A stretch of Desulfotalea psychrophila LSv54 DNA encodes these proteins:
- a CDS encoding HEAT repeat domain-containing protein: MGFDVKHMLEELVENVRTGDALKARLVLAYIDRVDSPTQGKLLYILSRAEIEFQVPLLVYLLTEHGHVDMKGGVVRSTLFSCFMAFPEKLSGFLESSVIADKIELIRIAGELKTLETVPALLGLINKTENVAEIACIIGTLGKIADTRAVPVLTDYLYSASQELVMAAIHSLGRIGGPEAVDGLGRRMDSDTEIDLAILSIFVTLQDQKSIECLCQALRSREAYLRTFAKQKLIDIGGKSVSALISQLADGDSDFIVHVLNVLGDLGDGQAVSPIRQLLSHLPADPNVRFAAYEALALLPMDKSAYSLTEGLSDGEEHVCLAAARAIEKNYSPFFVVGIKNLLRGSLEDASRIVRAIISAEVDRLFLALVVDEIFWRIAIGYLPESHLDIRERYRGLLLGIGRDDLAQQVLGGVDSLVRQKVVAVDDSRMVLKIYKSTLHELGYEPVLFEFPEAALQWLEKEEKPFMVLTDLNMPLVTGVQLTERLREKYSRDVLPVLMVTTQDEQNDNQLAREAGVNGILRKPFTAKTLKVAMETACGVV, encoded by the coding sequence GTGGGATTTGATGTAAAGCATATGCTAGAAGAGTTGGTGGAAAATGTTAGAACAGGCGATGCCTTAAAGGCGCGTCTTGTTTTGGCTTATATTGATAGAGTTGATTCTCCAACTCAGGGAAAGTTGCTCTATATACTTTCTCGTGCTGAAATAGAGTTTCAAGTGCCCCTTCTTGTGTACCTTTTGACAGAGCATGGCCATGTTGACATGAAAGGTGGGGTTGTCCGTAGCACTCTTTTCTCCTGTTTTATGGCCTTTCCTGAAAAGTTATCGGGTTTTTTGGAATCGTCTGTAATCGCCGATAAGATAGAGTTAATACGTATTGCCGGAGAACTTAAAACTCTGGAGACGGTGCCTGCCCTTCTGGGCTTGATTAATAAAACTGAAAATGTTGCTGAGATCGCCTGCATCATAGGGACACTGGGAAAAATTGCCGATACTCGTGCTGTCCCTGTGTTGACAGACTATCTCTATTCGGCAAGTCAGGAGCTTGTCATGGCAGCGATTCATTCGCTCGGCAGGATTGGCGGTCCTGAGGCCGTAGATGGACTGGGTCGCAGGATGGATAGTGATACCGAGATAGATCTCGCTATTCTCTCGATTTTTGTCACCCTGCAGGATCAAAAATCAATAGAGTGTCTCTGTCAGGCCCTTCGTTCCCGTGAGGCATATTTACGTACTTTCGCCAAACAGAAGCTTATTGATATAGGGGGGAAATCTGTTTCAGCCCTTATTTCTCAACTAGCGGATGGTGATTCGGATTTTATTGTTCATGTTCTCAACGTATTGGGTGATCTGGGTGATGGTCAGGCCGTGTCGCCGATTCGGCAGCTGCTCTCTCATCTGCCAGCTGACCCTAACGTGCGTTTTGCCGCCTATGAGGCTCTTGCCCTTCTCCCCATGGACAAATCTGCCTATAGCCTGACGGAAGGACTCAGTGATGGTGAGGAACATGTTTGCCTGGCAGCTGCCAGGGCAATTGAAAAAAATTATTCTCCCTTCTTTGTGGTCGGTATAAAAAATCTGTTACGTGGGTCTCTGGAGGATGCCTCTCGTATTGTCCGGGCTATTATATCTGCTGAAGTTGACCGCCTTTTTTTGGCTCTTGTGGTTGATGAAATCTTTTGGCGCATTGCTATAGGGTATTTGCCAGAGAGTCATCTTGATATAAGAGAGCGTTATCGTGGTCTTCTCTTGGGAATAGGCAGGGATGATTTAGCCCAGCAGGTGCTTGGCGGAGTGGACAGTCTGGTTCGGCAGAAGGTTGTGGCTGTTGATGATTCGAGGATGGTTCTTAAGATTTACAAATCAACCCTTCATGAATTGGGCTATGAACCTGTTCTCTTTGAGTTTCCTGAAGCTGCTCTGCAGTGGTTGGAGAAAGAAGAAAAACCGTTTATGGTGCTTACTGATTTGAATATGCCTCTTGTCACCGGGGTTCAACTCACCGAGAGGCTTCGGGAAAAATATTCTCGGGATGTTCTTCCTGTATTGATGGTCACCACCCAAGATGAACAGAATGATAACCAGTTGGCAAGAGAGGCGGGGGTGAATGGCATACTACGTAAGCCATTTACCGCAAAGACCTTGAAAGTTGCCATGGAAACTGCCTGTGGAGTTGTCTAG
- a CDS encoding histidinol-phosphatase yields the protein MFKTLPRPLIVDSRSDGHVHTKWCRHATGEMEDYVQEGLQRGLREIIFLEHMEEGIITSRTTWLSEDEFDLYFAEGKRLQEKYRGQIAVKIGVEVGYNPACTEKILHRLSTRAWDKIGLSYHFLPVKNEPHINLLSSRPEHSLRVRQRSPHKIAEQYLDGLIKAVEIFPVHAVCHLDAALRHIPEISFAKHHLAKVRQLLAIIQRKGIALEINTSGFDYRNECFPAHSIIAIAQEMGVLFVAGSDAHSPKDVGRYFDRFPT from the coding sequence ATGTTTAAAACTTTACCAAGACCTCTTATTGTAGACAGTCGTTCCGACGGACATGTTCATACCAAATGGTGTCGACATGCAACAGGAGAGATGGAAGATTATGTCCAAGAGGGCCTCCAACGTGGCCTGCGTGAAATAATCTTTCTTGAACACATGGAGGAGGGCATCATTACCTCTCGGACCACCTGGCTCAGTGAAGATGAGTTTGATCTCTATTTTGCAGAGGGTAAGAGGCTACAGGAGAAGTATCGTGGCCAAATAGCGGTAAAAATCGGCGTTGAAGTAGGATATAATCCTGCTTGCACCGAAAAAATTCTGCATCGATTATCAACAAGAGCATGGGATAAGATTGGCCTTTCATACCACTTTCTCCCCGTAAAAAATGAACCGCATATCAATCTCTTGAGCAGCAGGCCAGAACACAGTCTCAGGGTACGCCAGCGAAGTCCACATAAGATAGCAGAACAATATCTCGATGGGCTGATAAAGGCGGTAGAGATTTTTCCCGTCCATGCCGTCTGTCATCTAGATGCCGCCCTACGCCATATCCCTGAAATTAGCTTTGCCAAACACCACTTGGCAAAGGTCAGGCAACTATTAGCCATCATCCAGAGGAAAGGCATTGCCCTTGAAATAAACACCTCTGGATTTGATTACCGCAACGAATGCTTTCCTGCCCACAGCATCATAGCTATTGCCCAGGAAATGGGCGTCCTCTTTGTAGCAGGATCCGACGCCCATAGCCCGAAAGATGTTGGCCGCTACTTCGACAGATTCCCTACCTAG
- the nifJ gene encoding pyruvate:ferredoxin (flavodoxin) oxidoreductase produces the protein MSRKMVTIDGCQACTHVAYATSEVITIYPITPSSPMAAEADTKSASKQKNIWGSVPVVTQLQSEGGVAGALHGSLTTGAVCTTFTASQGLLLMIPNMYKIAGELIPTVFHVTARALAYQGLSIFGDHSDIYAARQTGWAMLCSQNVQESMDMSLISTQATLRSRIPFMHFFDGFRTSHEIQKVEEVPYEVISEVVDEDLVLAHRNRALTPDRPMLRGTAQNPDVYFTGRETVNKYYDATPAIVQETMDKFAELTGRQYHLFDYLGAPDAEDVIVMMGSGCETVASTVNYLNARGGKTGLVIVRLYRPFDAAAMVNSLPSTVERITVLDRTKECGAIGEPLYLDVRAAVSEAVEQNPSAYSPLILSGRYGLGSAEFTPTMVKAIFENMVAMAPKNKFCVGPNDDVTFTSLDFDKDFSIEGDDVYRAMFYGLGSDGTVGANKNTIKIIGTETDNYAQGYFVYDSKKSGSITTSHLRFGKNPITAPYLIEKANFIACHNPTFLEQYDMVGNLADGGIFLLTTGHSKDEIWNHLPKQVQKDLIAKNAKFFIIDAVSLGQELGLGARINMIMQTAFFLISGILEKDEAIAAIKKAIYKTYGKKGDKVVQMNYDAVDGAVENIVEVALGTNTDGHDLPPVMAGDAPAFVQNVTAKIAQGKGDQVKVSEMPNDGTWPTATTQYEKRNIGVNVPEWLSENCIQCGQCSLVCPHAAIRIKVAQNLDNAPAGVKSLDAVGKNFKGSKFVLQVFTEDCCGCTLCVDACPAKTKALKMIKNSEELAVVNRPEVQYFLDLPEVNPADINPATVKGSQLLRPLFEFSGACAGCGETPYVKLVTQLFGDRMLVANATGCSSIYGGNLPTTPYAKRKDGRGPAWSSSLFEDNAEFGIGMRFTANKLAEQATELLKLAVEESVIDGAFAESVIDADQSNQTAIEEQRARVEELKELLKGAQGMTAKRLLSIADYLTKKSVWIIGGDGWAYDIGYGGLDHVLASGENVNVLLLDTEVYSNTGGQMSKSTPRAATAQFAAGGKKRAKKDIGMIFSTYGNVFIAKIAIGANPAQAVRAIAEAEAYDGPSLIIAYSHCINHGINMQKGMDQQKKAVECGHWPLYTYNPDLEEAGKNPFKISSKEPSIAFADYALNENRYRMLKRANPTEADALMELADKDNHKAWKFLKGRAAALEPETAE, from the coding sequence ATGTCGAGAAAAATGGTTACGATTGACGGCTGTCAGGCTTGTACTCATGTTGCCTACGCCACAAGTGAAGTAATAACAATCTACCCCATCACTCCTTCATCGCCAATGGCTGCTGAAGCGGACACCAAGTCTGCTAGTAAGCAAAAGAACATCTGGGGATCTGTACCCGTTGTAACCCAACTTCAATCTGAAGGTGGTGTTGCCGGTGCTCTCCATGGATCACTGACCACAGGTGCTGTCTGTACCACTTTTACTGCCTCTCAGGGACTCCTTTTGATGATCCCTAATATGTACAAGATTGCAGGCGAGCTCATCCCTACCGTCTTTCATGTAACTGCCCGCGCCCTTGCCTACCAAGGTCTCTCCATCTTTGGCGACCACAGTGATATCTATGCTGCCCGTCAAACTGGTTGGGCTATGCTCTGCTCACAGAATGTGCAGGAAAGCATGGATATGTCTCTGATCTCCACTCAGGCTACCCTCCGTTCTCGCATCCCATTCATGCACTTCTTCGATGGTTTCCGTACCTCCCACGAAATCCAAAAAGTAGAAGAGGTTCCCTACGAAGTTATATCAGAGGTCGTTGACGAAGATCTGGTTCTTGCCCACAGAAATCGTGCCCTCACCCCTGATCGCCCCATGCTTCGTGGTACCGCTCAAAACCCTGATGTTTACTTCACCGGTCGTGAAACTGTAAATAAATACTACGACGCTACCCCTGCAATTGTTCAAGAAACCATGGACAAATTCGCAGAGCTTACCGGTCGTCAGTATCACCTCTTTGACTACCTTGGTGCCCCTGACGCTGAAGATGTTATTGTGATGATGGGATCCGGTTGTGAGACCGTTGCCTCAACCGTTAACTACCTCAACGCCCGAGGTGGAAAAACTGGTCTGGTCATCGTTCGTCTTTACCGCCCATTCGACGCTGCTGCCATGGTTAACAGCCTGCCAAGCACCGTTGAACGCATCACCGTACTCGACAGAACCAAAGAGTGTGGCGCCATTGGCGAGCCTCTCTATCTTGACGTACGCGCTGCAGTTAGCGAAGCGGTTGAGCAAAACCCAAGCGCCTATTCACCACTGATCCTCAGCGGTCGTTATGGTCTTGGTTCTGCAGAGTTCACCCCTACCATGGTTAAAGCTATATTTGAAAATATGGTCGCCATGGCTCCAAAGAACAAGTTCTGTGTTGGACCAAACGACGATGTAACCTTCACCAGCCTTGACTTCGATAAAGATTTCAGCATCGAAGGCGATGATGTTTACCGCGCCATGTTCTACGGTTTGGGTTCCGATGGTACAGTAGGTGCTAACAAAAACACCATCAAGATCATTGGTACAGAAACCGACAACTATGCCCAAGGGTACTTTGTTTACGATTCCAAGAAATCTGGCTCCATCACCACCAGTCATCTTCGTTTCGGCAAAAACCCAATTACTGCCCCATACCTTATTGAGAAGGCAAACTTTATCGCCTGTCACAATCCAACATTTTTGGAACAGTATGACATGGTGGGTAACTTGGCCGATGGCGGAATCTTCCTTCTTACCACCGGACACAGCAAAGACGAGATCTGGAATCACCTGCCAAAACAGGTACAAAAAGATCTTATTGCCAAAAATGCCAAATTCTTCATCATTGATGCAGTAAGCCTTGGCCAGGAGCTTGGTCTTGGTGCCCGCATCAACATGATCATGCAAACTGCCTTCTTCCTTATCTCTGGAATTCTTGAGAAAGATGAAGCTATTGCAGCAATCAAGAAGGCAATCTACAAAACCTACGGCAAAAAAGGCGACAAGGTTGTTCAGATGAACTACGATGCCGTTGACGGTGCTGTAGAAAACATCGTTGAAGTAGCCCTTGGGACCAACACCGACGGACACGATCTGCCGCCAGTTATGGCAGGAGACGCTCCTGCATTCGTACAAAATGTTACCGCTAAAATTGCTCAGGGTAAGGGCGATCAGGTAAAAGTTTCCGAGATGCCTAACGACGGTACCTGGCCTACAGCCACCACCCAATACGAGAAACGTAATATCGGTGTTAATGTTCCTGAATGGCTTTCAGAGAACTGTATCCAATGTGGTCAATGTTCCCTTGTCTGTCCTCATGCTGCTATCCGCATCAAGGTTGCACAAAATCTTGACAATGCCCCAGCAGGTGTGAAATCTCTTGATGCCGTTGGTAAAAACTTCAAGGGTTCCAAATTTGTTCTTCAGGTTTTCACCGAAGACTGCTGTGGTTGTACCCTCTGTGTAGACGCCTGTCCTGCCAAAACCAAAGCGTTGAAGATGATCAAAAACAGCGAAGAGCTCGCTGTTGTTAATCGTCCTGAGGTTCAATACTTCCTTGACCTTCCTGAGGTCAATCCTGCAGACATCAACCCTGCAACCGTCAAGGGAAGCCAGTTGCTCCGTCCTCTCTTTGAGTTCTCCGGTGCATGTGCTGGTTGTGGCGAGACTCCATACGTAAAACTTGTTACCCAACTCTTTGGTGACAGAATGCTTGTGGCCAATGCCACAGGTTGTTCTTCTATTTACGGTGGTAACCTGCCAACCACACCATATGCAAAACGCAAAGATGGTCGTGGCCCAGCATGGTCAAGCTCTCTCTTCGAAGATAATGCTGAATTTGGTATCGGTATGCGCTTCACGGCAAATAAGCTTGCCGAGCAGGCAACCGAATTGCTTAAACTGGCAGTAGAAGAAAGTGTGATAGACGGTGCCTTCGCCGAAAGTGTGATTGATGCTGATCAAAGCAACCAAACCGCTATCGAAGAGCAACGCGCTCGTGTTGAAGAGCTCAAAGAGCTTCTTAAGGGCGCCCAGGGAATGACCGCAAAACGTCTCCTCTCCATCGCTGACTACCTCACTAAGAAATCTGTTTGGATCATTGGTGGTGACGGTTGGGCATATGATATCGGTTATGGCGGACTCGATCACGTACTTGCCTCCGGCGAGAACGTCAACGTTCTTCTCCTTGACACCGAGGTATACTCCAATACCGGTGGTCAGATGTCCAAATCTACCCCACGGGCAGCAACTGCTCAGTTTGCAGCGGGCGGCAAGAAGAGAGCCAAGAAAGATATCGGCATGATCTTCTCCACCTACGGCAATGTATTTATTGCTAAAATTGCAATTGGCGCAAACCCTGCCCAGGCCGTTAGAGCAATTGCTGAGGCTGAGGCATATGACGGACCATCTCTGATCATCGCCTACTCACACTGCATTAACCACGGTATCAATATGCAAAAGGGTATGGATCAACAGAAGAAGGCTGTAGAATGTGGTCACTGGCCTCTCTACACCTACAACCCTGATCTTGAAGAGGCAGGCAAAAATCCTTTTAAGATCTCCAGTAAAGAGCCTAGCATCGCCTTTGCAGACTATGCACTGAACGAGAACCGTTACCGCATGCTCAAGCGGGCTAACCCTACTGAAGCGGATGCCCTTATGGAACTCGCTGATAAGGATAACCACAAGGCATGGAAGTTCCTCAAGGGTCGTGCTGCGGCACTTGAGCCAGAAACAGCAGAGTAG
- a CDS encoding YkgJ family cysteine cluster protein, with the protein MSNEQRSGKEKTIFGKEKNPSAILPQKLTLDSKIKFRCHPGVKCFTACCRGIKIVLTPYDILQLIKRLDIPAHEFLHTYTQPTYLEKTDMPGVMIKLNDEDEHKCPFVTPEGCTVYEDRPSACRYYPVGMADFHEGGSRDADGNETLGDEDKFFFMVKEDHCKGFEEDKEWTVREWRADQGVDVRDEMNKEWLRLIMRRKSYGVQATLSEQAKRMFFMASTDLAHFRRFIFESSFLDTYEVDEETLAKVKEDDVELMFFSFKFLAATLFGAQTMTIKPAKVEAKIEQIKQRQDESVLNSVREYEELMAARD; encoded by the coding sequence ATGAGTAATGAGCAGAGAAGTGGTAAAGAGAAGACGATTTTTGGCAAGGAGAAAAACCCTTCGGCGATTCTCCCTCAGAAGCTAACCCTTGACAGCAAAATTAAATTTCGCTGTCATCCCGGGGTTAAGTGCTTTACAGCTTGTTGTCGTGGAATTAAGATTGTTTTGACCCCCTATGATATCCTTCAGTTGATAAAACGCCTGGATATCCCCGCTCATGAATTCTTGCACACCTATACCCAGCCAACTTATCTGGAAAAAACAGATATGCCTGGCGTTATGATTAAGCTGAACGATGAAGACGAGCATAAATGTCCCTTTGTAACTCCTGAGGGTTGCACCGTATATGAGGATCGTCCTTCGGCATGTCGTTATTATCCCGTTGGTATGGCAGATTTTCACGAGGGTGGAAGCCGTGATGCCGATGGTAATGAGACCCTGGGGGATGAGGATAAGTTTTTCTTTATGGTTAAGGAAGATCATTGCAAGGGCTTTGAGGAAGATAAGGAGTGGACCGTTCGTGAGTGGCGGGCAGATCAGGGTGTTGATGTTCGGGATGAAATGAATAAGGAGTGGTTGCGTCTTATTATGCGTCGTAAGTCCTATGGTGTGCAGGCAACTCTTTCAGAGCAGGCTAAGAGAATGTTCTTTATGGCCTCAACGGATCTTGCCCATTTTAGACGTTTTATCTTTGAGAGTAGCTTTCTTGATACCTATGAGGTAGACGAGGAAACCCTAGCCAAGGTAAAAGAGGACGATGTGGAGCTCATGTTCTTCTCCTTTAAATTTCTTGCAGCGACTCTCTTTGGCGCCCAGACAATGACCATCAAGCCGGCCAAGGTTGAGGCTAAAATTGAGCAGATAAAACAGCGTCAGGACGAGTCTGTACTCAACTCCGTTCGTGAGTATGAAGAACTTATGGCTGCTCGGGATTAA
- a CDS encoding two-component system sensor histidine kinase NtrB — protein MKEKTKSEQKVDAVRKQKIDAGAQPFKLVKFFSFSSLVVILVFTLLLSWFQSKYSQKVMFEQSEAHTLLLAESINQQVFHRFVLPTVIRYGKISLREPEQYTLINRIITGLIHGMDIDSVKIYDSSKNVISYSTNSEIIGQEDQGGKGYTLALTGETSSKLIYGGSFSNLVGVGKSISCSLTTYIPFRQVGKSGESDGEILGVIEIDKDLTKEYSKILLLQVKLLLGSSVVMAVLFLVLRSIVARADKIMEAKTLERLRLEDKLNQAERLVHLGTMVATVSHEIKSPLGIVRSTAELLQKRIKKIAPGNEMLAGIIIDETTRLNDIVIEFLDFARPQKMNFVVATVDEIITKVLTFVTPQLKAQGVKLVTDFAPDLRATMLDQDAFYRALLNIVMNALQAMEEGGELQITTANLDDGAVLLRVRDTGRGISEENQAQIFNPFFTDRHKGTGLGLAITSNIIETHGGTVTVTSEPGLGSCFAIKLPRLA, from the coding sequence GTGAAGGAAAAAACTAAATCAGAGCAAAAGGTTGATGCTGTCCGGAAACAAAAAATTGATGCAGGAGCACAACCGTTTAAGCTTGTAAAGTTTTTTTCTTTTTCCAGTCTTGTTGTTATCCTGGTCTTTACCCTTCTTCTCTCCTGGTTTCAGTCGAAATATTCCCAGAAGGTTATGTTTGAGCAGAGTGAAGCCCATACTCTGCTCCTTGCTGAGAGTATAAATCAGCAGGTTTTTCACCGTTTTGTTCTGCCTACGGTGATTCGTTATGGCAAAATTTCTCTGCGGGAGCCGGAGCAGTATACGCTTATTAATCGAATTATTACTGGACTGATTCATGGAATGGATATTGATTCCGTGAAGATCTATGATTCGAGTAAGAATGTTATCTCTTACTCAACAAATAGTGAAATTATAGGACAAGAGGACCAGGGTGGTAAAGGCTATACTCTTGCCCTCACAGGGGAGACAAGCTCCAAGCTCATCTATGGGGGATCCTTCTCGAATTTGGTTGGTGTTGGTAAGTCCATTTCCTGTAGTTTAACCACCTATATTCCCTTTCGCCAGGTTGGTAAGAGCGGGGAGAGTGATGGCGAGATTCTCGGGGTTATCGAGATAGACAAGGACCTCACCAAGGAGTACAGCAAAATACTCCTCCTTCAGGTGAAACTTCTGCTTGGGTCAAGTGTGGTGATGGCGGTACTTTTTTTAGTACTACGGTCTATTGTTGCCAGAGCTGATAAGATAATGGAGGCGAAGACTCTGGAGAGACTTCGTCTTGAAGATAAGCTTAATCAGGCAGAGCGTCTTGTTCATCTTGGCACCATGGTGGCGACGGTCTCCCATGAAATTAAGAGTCCTTTAGGTATTGTTCGAAGCACTGCGGAACTTTTGCAAAAACGGATAAAAAAAATTGCTCCCGGAAACGAGATGTTGGCTGGAATTATCATAGATGAAACGACTCGTCTTAATGATATTGTTATTGAATTCCTTGATTTTGCCAGACCGCAGAAGATGAATTTTGTGGTGGCTACCGTTGATGAGATTATTACTAAGGTGCTCACCTTTGTTACCCCTCAGTTAAAGGCGCAGGGGGTTAAGCTTGTCACCGATTTTGCCCCGGATCTTCGTGCAACTATGCTTGATCAGGATGCCTTTTACCGGGCCCTTCTCAATATTGTTATGAATGCCCTGCAGGCCATGGAAGAGGGTGGGGAGTTGCAGATAACAACTGCTAACCTGGATGATGGTGCGGTACTTCTCAGGGTTCGGGATACGGGTCGTGGTATCAGTGAAGAGAATCAGGCCCAGATTTTTAATCCTTTTTTTACCGACAGACACAAGGGAACTGGTTTAGGTCTTGCTATTACATCCAATATTATTGAAACCCATGGCGGTACTGTGACGGTTACCAGTGAACCTGGTCTGGGCAGTTGTTTTGCCATAAAGCTACCACGGTTGGCTTAA
- a CDS encoding FAD-dependent oxidoreductase encodes MLLLAGAFRAWAMMLVSIGIIIKILLEKRMGERIVIIGGVAAGPKAACRIKRLSPRAEVVVIDQDALISYGGCGIPYYVSGDVADEKELRSTSFHMLRDEFFFDKAKRVTAMTSTRAISIDRAEKTVLLQDVKTGAEETVSYDKLLLATGSQPFILPIPGVDLDGVFTVTDMHKAIEIKARIAKGQVGKAVVIGGGAIGIEMAEALKDLWGVETSLVEFQKQLLPNILDWPMAAMLAQHMDDKDVHLYLGESAAEIVAGDADHVAGVRLSSGKTLDCDMVIMATGVRPRSELAKEAGLHVSSKGGIVVNERMQTSDPTIYAAGDCVEIPHLVSGRSFYAPLGSLANKEGRVAADNIVGIPTIFKGAIGSFILKAFDFSAASTGLSLESALAEGFDADVSLTSSSDRAHFFPTQQVLCLQLVFDRRTRRVLGLQGIGGASDALLARIDAAAVAITAGATVDDFGNIEMAYAPPFSTAIDAINAAGYVAENLIDGRMRQMRLELFYAWMENVTSQPDWLVLDVRHPKQAKPFMEKYGDLWLNLPYEQVRDRYAELPTDKTLVIFCNAGSRSFEIQRLLDSVGLENNIVLAGGYNFIKRMGADWLPV; translated from the coding sequence ATGCTGTTGTTGGCCGGTGCCTTTAGGGCCTGGGCAATGATGCTTGTTAGCATAGGAATTATTATTAAAATACTCTTGGAGAAAAGAATGGGAGAACGTATCGTCATTATTGGTGGTGTTGCTGCTGGCCCTAAAGCTGCCTGTCGCATTAAGCGTCTGTCGCCTAGAGCGGAGGTTGTTGTTATTGATCAGGATGCGCTTATTTCCTATGGCGGTTGCGGTATCCCATATTATGTCTCTGGTGATGTAGCGGATGAGAAGGAGCTTCGTTCAACAAGTTTTCATATGTTACGGGATGAGTTCTTTTTTGATAAGGCGAAGAGGGTTACGGCAATGACCTCAACCCGAGCTATTTCTATTGATCGGGCAGAGAAAACCGTCTTGTTGCAAGATGTAAAGACGGGCGCAGAGGAGACAGTCTCCTACGATAAGTTACTGCTTGCCACGGGTAGTCAGCCCTTTATCCTCCCTATTCCCGGGGTAGACCTTGATGGGGTCTTTACCGTCACTGATATGCATAAGGCCATTGAGATAAAGGCAAGAATTGCCAAGGGACAGGTGGGTAAAGCTGTTGTTATCGGTGGTGGTGCCATTGGTATTGAGATGGCTGAAGCCCTTAAGGATCTTTGGGGTGTTGAAACTTCTCTGGTGGAGTTCCAAAAACAACTTTTACCCAATATCCTCGATTGGCCCATGGCAGCTATGCTTGCCCAGCATATGGATGACAAGGATGTTCACCTGTATCTTGGCGAGAGTGCGGCTGAGATAGTAGCAGGTGATGCTGACCATGTGGCTGGGGTCCGTCTCAGTTCCGGTAAGACGCTTGACTGCGATATGGTTATCATGGCGACGGGTGTTCGTCCTCGTTCAGAGCTTGCCAAAGAGGCCGGACTGCACGTTTCCAGTAAGGGTGGCATCGTGGTTAATGAGAGGATGCAGACCTCTGATCCTACAATTTATGCAGCAGGTGATTGTGTAGAAATTCCTCATCTGGTATCAGGTCGTTCTTTTTATGCCCCTCTGGGTAGTCTTGCCAATAAAGAGGGACGAGTTGCAGCTGATAATATTGTTGGCATTCCCACGATTTTCAAGGGTGCCATTGGTAGTTTTATCTTAAAGGCCTTTGATTTTTCGGCTGCATCAACGGGATTGAGCCTTGAGTCCGCCCTGGCAGAAGGTTTTGATGCCGATGTCTCCCTGACTAGCTCATCCGATAGAGCTCATTTCTTTCCGACCCAACAGGTGCTCTGCCTGCAGCTTGTCTTTGATAGAAGAACCCGAAGGGTGCTTGGCCTTCAGGGCATTGGTGGCGCCAGTGATGCCCTCCTTGCCCGTATAGATGCTGCTGCTGTTGCCATTACGGCAGGTGCTACGGTGGATGATTTTGGTAATATTGAAATGGCCTATGCCCCGCCATTTTCAACAGCCATTGATGCGATTAATGCTGCGGGATATGTGGCCGAGAATCTTATAGATGGACGTATGCGGCAAATGCGTTTGGAGCTATTTTATGCCTGGATGGAGAATGTGACAAGTCAGCCCGATTGGTTGGTGCTTGATGTCCGTCATCCAAAGCAGGCAAAGCCTTTTATGGAAAAATATGGTGATCTCTGGTTGAACTTGCCCTATGAGCAGGTACGGGATAGATATGCGGAGTTGCCCACCGATAAAACATTGGTGATCTTTTGTAACGCAGGATCCAGGTCATTTGAAATACAGAGACTTTTAGATTCTGTTGGCCTGGAGAATAATATTGTTCTGGCAGGTGGTTATAATTTTATTAAACGGATGGGAGCTGACTGGTTACCGGTCTAA